The nucleotide sequence ACAGATCTGACACCAGAGGTATAGAAATTTTTGCACCACTTTCTGGTGAAATCGTTCCTATTGAAGATGTCCCGGATGTGGTTTTCGCAGAGAAGATTGTAGGTGATGGTATTGCTATCAAGCCGACTGGTAACAAGATGGTTGCTCCTTGCAATGGCACTATTGGCAAGATATTTGAAGCAAACCATGCCTTTTCTATTGAATCAGATACTGGTATCGAGGTATTTGTACACTTTGGTATTGATACCACAGAACTAAGAGGTGAAGGTTTCACCCGTATCGCTGAAGAAGGTCAAACTGTAAAAGTGGGTGATACTATTCTTGAATTTGATTTAGCTCTTTTAGAAGAAAAAGCAAAATCAACTATAACCCCGGTTGTTATCTCTAATTTGGATGAAATTAAAGAGCTGATCAAAATGTCTGGTAGTGTTACCGCTGGTGAAACTCCTGTTTTAAGGTTGGTAAAATAATACAACAGTGAATTTTTTTCTGGTGATGAGGCTTTCTTTTCACCATTCTTCCTAATTTAAAATCCCGTTGTTGCGCTTCAGCGCTCCAAGAGGGGCTAAAGCCCAACAACGGGGTGTGAGAGTTTAAGAATCTGCTAATTGTTTAGTAATATTGCTGTTAGCAGTTCTAACTTCTAGGGTGACATCTCCTAATTTTCGTTGCTCCCCGTCATGGAGTTCTTGTTTAAGAATTTTCATCCCCCTTTCCTTCATTTCCTCGTCAAATTCCATAATAATTTTTTCCCCTTCTGTGTAAATTTTGGCAGTAATTGGAGGATATCCTTGACTTTTTCTCAGGTAAATATGGTTGTTTTCTGAACTACCTAATAAAACAGGTTCTGCTCCTAAATTGATCTTCGTTTGTTCGCTAGGAGTCCAATACACAATTAACCAAGATTCACGACTAAATTGTTCAATTAAAGCGATCATTAAACCAATAAAAAATCCAATAATTGCCGCCCCAATTAATCGCCCGACTAAATCACCCGATACCGCAGAAATAATTAAAAATCCAATGGCTCCAGTCGCCCCACCCATTGCTCCTCCTTGTAAAGCCCGTCCTCTTTGCAAATTAGGCACAAACAAAGACATTCCTCCTCCGACGAGGGAGCCTAAAATGGCCCAACCGATGATTCTGCCCCCAATGGCCAAAATCGGAATACCCGCAACGGGGATAAACAGCAGTTGACCGACTCCTCCGGCCACCAGTCCAGCGATTAAACTCCCTGTAAAACCCATACCCGCTTGTTTGGGAGTCAGAAGACGGCGACGGAGATAATGGTTTTGACCTACAATTAAGGCCAGGGATGTACCAATGGCCAAAAGTGCTGTCCACCCGCCTATCCGTAAAACTGAGTAAACAACACTATAATTTCCCGTTGGGCCAGATTCGACTAATTGACTGCTATATATGGCTTTTTCGGCTTGTCGGAAGGCTTGATCGAAGTCACCGGAGTTGACATAGAACACCAGGGAAGGGTCGCCTGTGAGTCGAGCCAGAAAATTAGTATCTGCATCCCCTGTAGCCACCGCAACTAAGTTAATCCCTTGTGATGCAGCCGTTTCCCCCGCCGCCAAGGTTTTCGCTTGTTCTCGGTTGAGGTTAGTCCCAGCATGACCAGGTTGTCCATCGGTAAACAGCAGAATATTGCGCTTGTGGGAGGTTGACTGGAGTTCTTGAGTCGCCGCGAGGATAGCCTGATCCATATTCGTACCGCCACCATCGGAAATTTGAGCGATCGCTTGTTCTAAAACTGATTTATTATCAGTTAAAAGCGCAGCCGCTTGAATATTACTCCCAAAACCAAACACAGCCAGACGATTTTCTGATAAATCTTGCCGTTGTACAAAAGCTTGAGCAGCGGCTTTAACTTCTTGCAGTTTGCCATCATCATTCATACTACCCGAAGTATCAATTAATAGCAGAATTGCTAAGGGCGTTTGATCAACAGTAGGCGGAAGTTTTGTTAATAGTAATAGAGGTTCACCCAATATCGTTGCAGCCCCTAAACAACCCAATGCACCATATAAGCCAAACAGTATAGGTTTGCTTAGTTTTTGTCTAAGTTTTTCAAAGAAGTTGTTCATAA is from Planktothrix serta PCC 8927 and encodes:
- a CDS encoding vWA domain-containing protein; translation: MNNFFEKLRQKLSKPILFGLYGALGCLGAATILGEPLLLLTKLPPTVDQTPLAILLLIDTSGSMNDDGKLQEVKAAAQAFVQRQDLSENRLAVFGFGSNIQAAALLTDNKSVLEQAIAQISDGGGTNMDQAILAATQELQSTSHKRNILLFTDGQPGHAGTNLNREQAKTLAAGETAASQGINLVAVATGDADTNFLARLTGDPSLVFYVNSGDFDQAFRQAEKAIYSSQLVESGPTGNYSVVYSVLRIGGWTALLAIGTSLALIVGQNHYLRRRLLTPKQAGMGFTGSLIAGLVAGGVGQLLFIPVAGIPILAIGGRIIGWAILGSLVGGGMSLFVPNLQRGRALQGGAMGGATGAIGFLIISAVSGDLVGRLIGAAIIGFFIGLMIALIEQFSRESWLIVYWTPSEQTKINLGAEPVLLGSSENNHIYLRKSQGYPPITAKIYTEGEKIIMEFDEEMKERGMKILKQELHDGEQRKLGDVTLEVRTANSNITKQLADS
- the crr gene encoding PTS glucose transporter subunit IIA, with amino-acid sequence MGLFDKLKTLVSDDRSDTRGIEIFAPLSGEIVPIEDVPDVVFAEKIVGDGIAIKPTGNKMVAPCNGTIGKIFEANHAFSIESDTGIEVFVHFGIDTTELRGEGFTRIAEEGQTVKVGDTILEFDLALLEEKAKSTITPVVISNLDEIKELIKMSGSVTAGETPVLRLVK